Genomic DNA from Candidatus Binatia bacterium:
CTCGGAGCCTCCCGTGCGGTTGCGAGTCCGTGCGAGGACCAAGAATCCTCGCTTCCACTCCGCGCACGCGTTTGCCTGCGACGATCAGGCGGTCAACGCGGCAGCGTGCGTAAATGGTGGCGCCACCCCGTTCAGCGATCGGCAGGTAGCTGAGATGCATTGCTTGTTTGGCATCGCTCGGGCAACCGAAAACGCAGACACCACACCCCCGACAGCCCTTGATGTTGCGCCTGAGCGGCTCACCGTGGAGCCCTAGGACACGAACACCACGATCGAAAACGAGCGCATTGTTACCGATGATTTCCCAGGGCACGGGCTGCACGTGGAGTATGTGTTCCACCCGATCGAAATAGGGGGACATGCTTTTTTCGTCGAACCCCTCCAAACCATATTGCTGCTCCCAGAGCCTCAGAATGGGTTCGGGCGTGCGAAAACACGTTCCCGAGTTGATGACGGTAGTTCCACCTACGGCTTTACCCAAAGGGATCGGGATCGGTGGCCGGCCGAGCGACGCCGTTGCACCGTGGTCTCGATACATTTGAAGCATCCTGCGAAAAGGTGAGGCCTGGAAGTCGTGCTGGGTGTAGTAGTCGCCTTCCTCTACGACGACTACCCGTAAGCCTGCACGTGCACACTCCGCGGCGACGACCGCTCCACCTGCCCCCGACCCGACAACGCACACATCACACGAAACGATGACGTCGCCCCGGAGTTCAGGAAATCGCTTTGGGTGCAAGCGGGGGCCGGTCGCAGCCGGCGTGCCAGAAATACACTGTGTGGCGGCGCTCATCGCTTGCGTCATCTGCGGTGTGGCCATGAAAGCAAAGCCGCAAAGCTGCTTGAGGGCTTCTGCGATGGTTCGTGGTAGGAGGTGCCGACTGTGATATGAGGCACTCAGGCGTCCAATACGCTCGCGGAGATCCAACGAGGAAAAACGTTTGAAAGGGGGCCACAACAGATTCCCCCACTCCCATACCTTGAGAAGCCAGCGGACCTGATCTCGGAAGGTCGGCTCGAGCTGTGCCAGTTCTTCTTCCAGGCTGGGAAGAAAATCCACGTCGCGTGCACCGAGCGGGAACGGGCCACCGCTTGGGATCAAGGCTTCGGCAATCGCTAAGAGGCTGCGTCGTTCCGAATCATTAAATACCTGATTTTGTACGGACATATGCGATGTCCGTTTGGCAACATTGCCGGGGCAACGCAAGCCAATCCGGCCTGGAAGCCCGCCGGACACGGTGGTGACTTATGCGCCCGTTCGTGACGTGGCTGTCAGGCGAGAAAACGCGCGATCCGCTGATTCACTGCCTCGGGCTTTTCTTGATG
This window encodes:
- a CDS encoding GMC family oxidoreductase; amino-acid sequence: MSVQNQVFNDSERRSLLAIAEALIPSGGPFPLGARDVDFLPSLEEELAQLEPTFRDQVRWLLKVWEWGNLLWPPFKRFSSLDLRERIGRLSASYHSRHLLPRTIAEALKQLCGFAFMATPQMTQAMSAATQCISGTPAATGPRLHPKRFPELRGDVIVSCDVCVVGSGAGGAVVAAECARAGLRVVVVEEGDYYTQHDFQASPFRRMLQMYRDHGATASLGRPPIPIPLGKAVGGTTVINSGTCFRTPEPILRLWEQQYGLEGFDEKSMSPYFDRVEHILHVQPVPWEIIGNNALVFDRGVRVLGLHGEPLRRNIKGCRGCGVCVFGCPSDAKQAMHLSYLPIAERGGATIYARCRVDRLIVAGKRVRGVEARILGPRTDSQPHGRLRVFAESVVLACGALHTPTLLRRAGLGLRSGQLGKNLALHPAIGVTATFKEPLHHWNGTLQSYFVDHLHLSDGVMIEVTTVHPAMALSAAKAVGWELKEFLADLPNRASAGLFASDSRCGEISFLPGLRRPLVRYDLSRFDVVRLLRGMALVGEIFFAAGAVAVHTNLPGLERVDNPRDLRVLRESPRWDAKDLHVAAFHPVGTCRMGPQGNSSVVDLKGRVHDAEGLYVADASLFPTCPGVNPQETIMALATKIAEGISGRLAN